A stretch of the Argentina anserina chromosome 6, drPotAnse1.1, whole genome shotgun sequence genome encodes the following:
- the LOC126798911 gene encoding uncharacterized protein LOC126798911 produces the protein MRDFPSCFGENGVQVADSSSSSNHHQNTTRTAQNLVTCIYQCRLRNRSCLITVTWSRNLMGQGLSIGIDDSSNQCLCKVDIKPWLFSKRRGSKSLEAYSSKIDIYWDFSSAKFGSGPEPVDGYYVGIVVDRQMILLLGDMKKEAFKKTSASPASFNAGCIARREHIFGKKVFTTKARFCNDGQVHDFVIECDTVGITDPCLVVRVDSKTVMQVKRLRWKFRGNHTILVDGLAVEVFWDVHNWFFGTSPGNAVFMFKTCLSAEKLWSGQPQSDPSALQWSFSQRFSDSKSQGLGYSLMLYAWKNE, from the coding sequence ATGAGGGATTTCCCATCTTGTTTTGGTGAAAATGGGGTTCAAGTTGCTGATTCTTCTTCGTCGTCGAATCATCATCAGAATACTACTAGGACTGCCCAGAATTTGGTTACTTGTATCTATCAGTGTCGGTTGCGCAATCGGTCTTGCTTGATTACTGTCACATGGAGTAGGAATTTGATGGGTCAAGGTCTTAGTATTGGGATAGATGATTCCTCGAACCAGTGTCTTTGTAAGGTTGATATTAAACCTTGGTTGTTCTCCAAAAGAAGAGGGTCCAAGAGTTTGGAAGCCTATTCTAGtaagattgatatatattgggACTTTTCATCTGCAAAATTCGGATCCGGGCCTGAACCTGTTGATGGATATTATGTGGGAATTGTGGTGGACCGGCAGATGATTCTCCTTCTTGGAGATATGAAAAAGGAAGCTTTCAAAAAGACTAGTGCCAGCCCTGCATCGTTTAATGCTGGTTGCATTGCCAGGAGAGAGCACATTTTCGGGAAGAAAGTGTTCACTACAAAGGCTCGGTTTTGTAATGATGGTCAAGTTCATGATTTTGTGATTGAATGTGACACTGTTGGGATCACTGATCCGTGCCTTGTTGTTCGTGTAGACAGTAAGACGGTGATGCAGGTGAAGAGACTTCGGTGGAAGTTCCGGGGAAATCACACCATCTTGGTTGATGGGCTTGCAGTTGAAGTTTTCTGGGATGTGCACAATTGGTTCTTTGGTACATCACCTGGAAATGCTGTGTTTATGTTCAAGACATGCCTCTCAGCGGAGAAGTTGTGGTCTGGCCAACCACAATCAGATCCAAGTGCCCTGCAGTGGTCGTTTTCTCAGAGATTTTCAGACAGTAAGTCACAAGGGCTAGGGTACTCGCTCATGCTGTATGCTTGGAAGAATGAATAG